The sequence ATACCAAAAATggatcaaaataaataaaaaaaataaataaagaaaaataaaaaaaggtaaaaaaagtaatcatCGATGATCAAACAAACAAAGgggtgttttaaaaaaaaaaaaaaatattatttatttattatttttttaaattttttaaataaaataaataaaataaaaattaattaaaaaaaaaacaaaacaattttttaatgaaagtctaatatttgaaaaaaaaaaaaaaaaaaaaaaaaaaattttgaaaattgaaatgataaaaaaaaaaaaaaattgaaaattttaaacaacACCCCCAACCAccatctcaaaaaaaaaaattatccttttttatttttattatttttttttttttttttttatcatttttataaataaatattcataaataaaaaaaaaaaaaaaaaaccaacatcaattttttttttattttattttatatatatttttttttttgtacatAGTTAtctattatatatttatatatatatacataaaaaatcatataaattaatatatataaaaaaaataaattaaattaaaattaaataaaaataaaaaaataaaaaaaataaaaaataaaataaaataaaaaaaggggatgagtactaataataataaagcaCCAACATCACAATCAAGTGATAAAAGTGCGACAACAGAATCAAAgttaaatgataatgaaaatacagAAACAGAAACCAAAACAGATGAAAACAATGAAGAAAAACCAAAGATGACATTgaaaccaccacaaccaaaaattgaaaataaggTATCAACCATTGATAGAGTTGTACCAAGTGTAAAATATCCAAAATCTTTACCTCTTCCACATGATGTTTTATTCAATGAagataaaactataaatttaCCAAAGTTACAAGAACATTTCTTTGCAGAAGGTAGATTAAATCATGACGATGTTATTGAAATCGTTAAAATGGCAGctgaaattttagaaaaagaacCAACTTTAATTCAAGTTGAAGCACCAATTACAggtaatatctttttttttaaaaattttattttttcatatttttttttaaaaaaaaaaaaaaaaaaaaaattgagatATCTaacaattaaatctttttatttttattttctatttttattttttattaaatcacaaaaataaaaaaaaaaaataaaaaataaaaatatttttatatatatataattttagtaTGTGGTGATACTCATGGTCAATtttatgatttaattaaaatatttgaaaatgatattggTGGTAACCCAGCAAAtacaaattatttgtttttaggTGATTATGTTGACAGAGGTTATTTTTCAATGGAAGTCATCATTTATCTCTATGcttgtaaaattaattatccAAATACTTTCTTCCTCTTGAGAGGTAATCACGAATGTAGACATTTAACAGAATATTTCACTTTTAAAGAAGAATGTAATTATCTAACCTAATTCTTTCATTTATCAATAaccaatcaaaaaaacaattctcagagaattaatttaatgtattaataaattctatttttttttaaattttatttttaggttTACATAAATATTCAGAAGAAGTTTATGATTTCATTACAGAATCATTCAATGCATTACCATTAGCAGCTTTAATGAATGGTAAATTCCTTTGTATTCATGGTGGTTTATCACCTGATATTAAAACTGTAtgtatattatttttcagTCAGTCagtcaattaattaattaaaatataaaatattaattttttattgttattattattattattattattattattattattattattattattattattattattattattattattattattattttagttaGATGATATTGCAAATATTGATAGATTTAAAGAACCACCATCATCAGGACCAATGTGTGATTTATTATGGTCAGACCCAATGGAAGAGTTTTCACCAGAGATTAGAGAACATTTTGTACCAAATGATGTTAGAGGTTGTTCATATTTATATAGTTATAGAGCAGTTTGTTCATTCCTTCAAAAGAATAAGTTATTATCAGTGATTAGAGCACATGAAGCACAGAATGCAGGTTATAAAATGCATTTACAAAATGATGCAACCGGATTCCCATCAGTGATAACATTATTCTCTGCACCAAATTATTTGGACGCCTACAACAACAAGGGTGCAGTATTACGTTATGAAAACAATGTTATGAACATTCGTCAATTCACCTGTTCACCTCATCCTTATTGGTTACCAAATTTCATGGATGTTTTCACTTGGTCAATGCCATTCGTTTCAGAGAAAGTAGCAGAGATGTTATTGGTTCTCTTGAATCTTTGCAATGATGAAGAGGCtgaaaagaatgaaaatgCTCAAACCGTTAAAGACACCTCTGAAGAGGAGAAAAGAAGACAAATGCTTCGTGCCAAAGTTAAATCTGTTAGTAAAATGATGAGAATGTTCTCTTTGTTAAGACAAGAGCGTGAAACCATCATGATGATCAAATCATTCTCTCCCTCTAGAAAGATTCCTCAAGGTTTATTAACCGAGGGTAAAGACGCCTTGAAAAAGGCTTTAGGTGACTTTGCTCAAGCTCGTAAAATGGATCTAATCAATGAAAAACGTCCACCAATCTTGGATAGAGTAAACTCTCGTGGTGAATTGCTAAGAATGAATAGTCGTGGTGaattatttagaattaaCTCTAAAGGTGATCTTTTCCGTAGTAATAGTTATGCTGATTTAAAACCACCACAAGGTCCACAAGAAACTATTAAAATCACTGAATGTCATGAACAAAACATCActactaataatattaatccaaattcaataactacaaatgaaaataattcaaatgaacaattacaacaacaacaacaacagcaacaacaacaacaaccaccaactactacttcaacaacaacccaAACTGAAGTtgctaaataataattataatatatttttataatttccaagaagaaaaaaaaatattttaaaataaaaagatttatataaataaaaaaaaaaaagttaaataaaagaattattattattagtattatttcttaaaataaaataataaaaatataataataataaagtaatttttaaaattaaaagaatagagaatttaatttattttgaaaagaatttttGTAAATCTTGTAAATTTAAGGAAACTGATTTTGATtcgaaattaattaaatcctTCTTTACATCTGCTGAAAATTCACTTTCCCAAGTCAAAAGGGTTTGATTTGATTCAGTAATACGAATTAATTTAATGGTGCTAATGTAGGCAGTaacctaaaaaaaattttgtttttttttttttttttttattatttaaaaaaaaagaaaatagttagtataaattaattaaaacttttttaataatgtgttaaaaaaaaaaaaaaaaaaaaaaaaaaaaatgtataaaaataatattacttCAGCAGTTTGTTcactttcaattaattcataaatgattttatgtGAAAGATCAGAGAGTTCTAATAATCTTTGTTTATTGGTTTCACCAGTTTTCCACTTTAAAACACGGATGGCTCCAACAGTGGTTGGTGTTGAGTCACCTTCAATAATTGAACTTTCGATTACTGGGAAGATTTTTGATGGGAAATCGAAATTACGTAAAACATTCCAtactattttattatttaattttttaattttttttttttttttattattattttttttagttttagatAGTTATTAATAACTTTAAATTTTCCTttatatgtttttattttaattatttatcataaaaaaaaaaaaaaaaaaaaaaaaaaatatatttaccTTTGTCTAtgttttcatttaaaattgcaGATTTTTGTACTCTTGTTGACATTGTGTTATTATttgtgtgaaaaaaaaaaaaaaaaataataaaaattaaaaattttaataatgtgaaattaaaaaaaaaaatttaaaaaaaaaaaaaataaaataaaattaaaattaaattaaattttaaaagatttgatGTTCATCCATTGccattttttatcaaaagattttttttttttttttttttttgattgaacattatatatcttttattttttatgtatcttttattttttttttattggttcTTCCcctctgtttttttttttttaaaaaattaaatatattttatttatttatttataactttattttattttaaattcattttaaaatacaaatttaataattattcaagaaaaaaaaaaaaaataataacaattatcaataatattattttaaattaaccCTATTATTcgccataaaaaaaaaaaaaaaaaaaaaaaaaagataattatccaagaaaaaataaataaaaataaaaacaatgtgATGGTTTTACAATAATTCATATGAATTTTTTCTATCAATCAAATTGCAACATTAATGAGTAAATCtacttaaaaataatactgttattatcatttacaaattcttataaaaaaaataaaaaaaaaaattaaaataataaaaaagaaaatgaatatttaaaataaaacccACTACCACTAAcctataaataattaaaatattaataactacaaaaaaatagaaaaaaaaaaaaaataataataatattaaaataataaaattatcataCACAGAATAATTACTATGGGGAAAATTTAGtttacaaatttttattattattatttaaccCATTTTTGTTTCTATGGAAGAATGTTTTTTTCCATATAATTTTGGAAGTGTGAGTTTGCGCAGTGTGTTAGTGTGGGTTTAATGagagtgttttttttttttttttttttttttttttgaacgtacatatttatttgtttttattaatatttcataaatgaatttgtaaatataaaaataaattgtttttttttattttatttttttgattatgacaataatttcaataaaatgtaaaatatgataaaaataattttaattattgaaacaCACACACTCACTCACTTTTTCCCACTAGTATTACACTTTccaatgaaaaataaattaatattgaaaaataaaaaaatggaaaaaaatgaaaaataaaaataattaaataaacaataatattacaaacaCACTATTTCTTTCTCTCACCCACACAACCAATATACTAACACTTCTCATACACCCACCAACACACCTACACCCAGTTCAACACATTCATACACAAAGTTTAATATTACACTTTAAAAAACATTcatattaatgatttttatgatttatttatttattaatttatttaattgtgtATTTTGATTATTGCTCTCtactttttatatattttttttcaaattttattattatttcaattattattattttttccagTACAaagtacaaaaaaaaaaaaaaaaaaaaaaaaaccaaaaaaaaaaaaaaattatttatattattacaaataaaacagtaacattaaatattaataattagatacattgaaaaaaaaagaaataataataattaagaataaaaaaaaaaaaaaactataataacatttcaattgtatttaaaaaaaaaaaaaaaatctcatATACATATACCATTAATATAGTAAAAGTACCAGTAATAAAATGagaatattaaaattggCAGCACTTAGTTGCTTATTATTTATAGCACCATCACTTTCAATTAGTAagtttttagatttattttttattataaaaataaattagattttttcttttttaagattaaaaaataattggatttattttaaaaaataaataataaatattaaactataataaaatataaaataataataaattaaaaacaattacataatatgaattaaaataataacataattaaaataaaataaaaataaaataataataataaaaataataataatatataaaaatatataaagttaataaaattaaaatattttattaatttttttttttttttttttttttttaaaatagattGCGATGGTTTATCAAAAGATCAATGTGAACAAAACTTTCCTCAATGTCAAATTTTAACTGCAAAGAGTTGTTGTGGTGAAAGTAAATCATATTGTGCTGAAAGAGATAGTAACGATTGTCTTGCTAGTAAAATTTCATGTAAAAAGGATCCTCAAGGTAATATTTATGAATTTTGGAGTAGTTGTACACCAAGTAGTGGTTTCACAGATTTTATTCCATCCAATGCAACATGttcatcattaaattgtAATGCTCAACAAATGAGTTGCAAATATGTTCAACAAGCATGTCATGAAACATCATGTTGTCCTGATATTCCTCAATGTCAAATTCCTGCAACTGGCGGTGGCCCAGCTACTGGAAGTGCAACTGGTCAAGGCACATCAGGTGGTACACCAGGTTCTTGTGATAAAGTTAATTGTCCAAATGGTTACATTTGTACAATAGTAAATCAATTAGCAGTATGTGTTTCTCCATCATCCTCTTCGTCAAGTTCTTCATCAACCACTGGCTCACATACTACCACTGGTGGTTCAACCACTGGCTCACATACTACTACTGGTGGTTCAACCACTGGCTCACATACTACTACTGGTGGTTCAACCACTGGCTCACATACTACTACTGGTGGTTCAACCACTGGCTCACATACTACTACTGGTGGTTCAACTACTGGTCCAACATGTGGTAATGTTAACTGCCCAAGAGGTTACCATTGTGAAGTTAGAGGTTCCCAAGCTGTTTGTGTTGCCGATGAATTTGACTCATGTGCCAATGTTGATTGTGGTTCAGGTTACCATTGTAAGAATGGTGAATGTATTCGTGATAAAGTAGAATGCGATGCATGTGATCAAATTAACTGCCCAAAGGGTCATCATTGTATATCTCAACCAAAAGGTGGCTGGATTGGTTCCCATAAGAAACGTCACTGGCAATTACACCCAGAACATTGTGGCGGACGTCCAAATAAGATTAAAGTCATCTGTGTTCCATCACCAAAAGGTACTTGCAAGACTGTTCAATGTCCAAAAGGTTACAAATGCAAACTCTATGCTGATGGTCCAACATGTGTAAAGATTGAAAAACCAAAATGTCTCACTTGTAAAGATATGCATTGTGAGTCAAATGGATTACTCTGTGTCTTGACTCCACAAAAGAAGACTGATGAAGAATGTTGTCCAATTATTCCAATCTGTATCAATCCATCAACTATTGCCGCATCCACTATTGCCACTACAACTGCATCAACTCGTCACTCAACTGCCTCAACAATTGCCTCATTAGTCACTGGTACCacaagtggtggtggtggtatggGTTCATTTGGTGGTCGATCCGATGAAGAATCAAGTGATCCAAATGCTATACTTGGTCTCTTTGAAGACGATATTTTCTGgggtgataatgatgaatacTTTAGTGATAACTACCGTTAtgttgatgaagaagatattgatgaagatttcaatggtaatgatgaatttgaaattgatgttGAAGGTGATTTCCAAGAAGATGATTTCGAAGAAGAATATgcattttattaaattaaactttttttcataaaaaaataataataataatttaataactaatcattatcatcaataataacattataatattactttaataacaatacttttttttaatattcaaagactttacaaaaaaaaaaaaaaaaaaaaaaaaaaaaaaacaaaccataaacaaaactaaaaataaattaaaaaaaaaaataaaaaaaaaaaaaaaaaaaaaaactaaaaatacaattattttattatttaaataaataattgtattataatttgtatttttgtgtttttgttttttttatttctttaaaatgatttataacttttattttttataaaggaAAATAACATTTTCcttaaatgataaaagatcatttaaaacatttgTATTAAAAGGTTCATTACCATtatataaatcattaaataattgtttttgaacTGTGAAAACGAATTTAGTATGTTTCAAATCAGTGATTTGTGGATTAT comes from Dictyostelium discoideum AX4 chromosome 2 chromosome, whole genome shotgun sequence and encodes:
- the canA gene encoding CaM-dependent protein phosphatase, catalytic subunit; this translates as MSTNNNKAPTSQSSDKSATTESKLNDNENTETETKTDENNEEKPKMTLKPPQPKIENKVSTIDRVVPSVKYPKSLPLPHDVLFNEDKTINLPKLQEHFFAEGRLNHDDVIEIVKMAAEILEKEPTLIQVEAPITVCGDTHGQFYDLIKIFENDIGGNPANTNYLFLGDYVDRGYFSMEVIIYLYACKINYPNTFFLLRGNHECRHLTEYFTFKEECLHKYSEEVYDFITESFNALPLAALMNGKFLCIHGGLSPDIKTLDDIANIDRFKEPPSSGPMCDLLWSDPMEEFSPEIREHFVPNDVRGCSYLYSYRAVCSFLQKNKLLSVIRAHEAQNAGYKMHLQNDATGFPSVITLFSAPNYLDAYNNKGAVLRYENNVMNIRQFTCSPHPYWLPNFMDVFTWSMPFVSEKVAEMLLVLLNLCNDEEAEKNENAQTVKDTSEEEKRRQMLRAKVKSVSKMMRMFSLLRQERETIMMIKSFSPSRKIPQGLLTEGKDALKKALGDFAQARKMDLINEKRPPILDRVNSRGELLRMNSRGELFRINSKGDLFRSNSYADLKPPQGPQETIKITECHEQNITTNNINPNSITTNENNSNEQLQQQQQQQQQQQPPTTTSTTTQTEVAK
- the cotB gene encoding spore coat protein SP70, whose protein sequence is MRILKLAALSCLLFIAPSLSINCDGLSKDQCEQNFPQCQILTAKSCCGESKSYCAERDSNDCLASKISCKKDPQGNIYEFWSSCTPSSGFTDFIPSNATCSSLNCNAQQMSCKYVQQACHETSCCPDIPQCQIPATGGGPATGSATGQGTSGGTPGSCDKVNCPNGYICTIVNQLAVCVSPSSSSSSSSSTTGSHTTTGGSTTGSHTTTGGSTTGSHTTTGGSTTGSHTTTGGSTTGSHTTTGGSTTGPTCGNVNCPRGYHCEVRGSQAVCVADEFDSCANVDCGSGYHCKNGECIRDKVECDACDQINCPKGHHCISQPKGGWIGSHKKRHWQLHPEHCGGRPNKIKVICVPSPKGTCKTVQCPKGYKCKLYADGPTCVKIEKPKCLTCKDMHCESNGLLCVLTPQKKTDEECCPIIPICINPSTIAASTIATTTASTRHSTASTIASLVTGTTSGGGGMGSFGGRSDEESSDPNAILGLFEDDIFWGDNDEYFSDNYRYVDEEDIDEDFNGNDEFEIDVEGDFQEDDFEEEYAFY